The genomic interval CGCAGTGGTCGCGGTGCAAGTCCTTCGACGGCTTCACGCCGACGGGTCCAGTGGTGGTCACCGCCGATGAGATCCCGGATCCGCAGGACCTGCACATCTGGGCAGTCGTCGACGGGCATACGGTGCAGGATGCCAGCACAGGCCAGATGGTGCGTTCGGTCGCCACGCTGATCGCACATCTGTCGACGGCAATCACCCTGCAGCCCGGCACGCTGATCTCCACCGGCAGCCCCGGCGGGGCGGGGTACTCCCGCGACCCGCAGATCTTCCTGCGCGACCGCTCCACGGTCACCGTCGGCATCGACGGCATCGGCGAGCTGACGACGCACTGCCGCATCCTGGACTGAGCCCGGACAGACGAAGGGCGCCCCGCCATCTCGCGGGGCGCCCTTCGTGTGCGGCGGATCAGTTCTCGGGCAGATCCTCAGCCGCGATGATCGGGATGGCCGCTGTGACCGTCTCCAGGCCGGACAGTCGCGCGGGCGAGATCTGCTTGGTGACCTCTTCGCGGGTCATGAGCCCTGCCTCGACGACGAGGTCGGCGACATTGCGGTTCGTCAGCAGCGCAGTCTTGGCGAGGGCTGCGGATGCGGCGTAGCCGATGAACGGCGTGAGCGCTGTGACCACTCCGACCGAGGCGCCGACCATGGCGCCGAGGCGGTCGCGGTTGGCAGTGATGCCGTCGACGCAGTTCACCCGCAGCGTCCACATGGACTGCCGCATCCAGGTGATCGACTGGAAGATCGAGTGCGCGATCACCGGCTCGAAGGCATTCAGCTGCAGCTGACCGCCCTCCACAGCCATCGTCACGGTCATGTCGGCACCGGCGACCGCGAAAGCGACCTGGTTGACGACCTCGGGGATCACAGGGTTGACCTTGCCCGGCATGATGCTGGATCCCGCCTGCACAGCCGGGAGGTTGATCTCGCCGAGTCCCGCCTGCGGGCCTGATGAGAGCAGACGCAGGTCGTTGCAGATCTTCGACAGCTTGATGGCGTTGCGCTTCAGGCTCGACGAGAACGACATGAACGAGCCGGTGTCGCTGGTCGCCTCGACCAGGTCGCTGGCCGTCTGCAGCTCGAGGCCCGAGATCGCACGCAGATGATGCAGCACCGCCGCCGCGTAGGCGGGGTGCGTGGTGATGCCGGTGCCGATGGCCGTAGCGCCCATGTTGATCTCGAACAGCAGCGAGGCGTTCTCGGTCAGGCGCTTGTGGTCATAGCCGAGCGTGGACGCGAAGCCGTGGAACTCCTGACCGAGGGTCATCGGCACGGCGTCCTGCAGCTGGGTGCGCCCCACCTTGAGCACGTCGTGGAACTCCGCGGCCTTGCCGAGGAACGACTGGCGCAGCAGATCGAGCTCGTCGAGCAGCGACTGCAGATTCAGCGAGAGACCGATCTTGATCGCCGTCGGGTACACGTCGTTGGTCGACTGGCTGCGGTTGGTGTGGTCGATCGGCGACAGGAAGGCGTAATCGCCCTTCCCACGTCCGGCCATCTCCAACGCGATATTGGTGATGACCTCGTTGGCGTTCATGTTCGTCGACGTTCCGGCACCGCCCTGAATCACGCCGACGATGAACTGGTCGTGGAACTCGCCGTCGATCACGCGCTGCGCGGCAGCGTCGATCAGGTCGGCCCGCTCGGCATCCAGCGCGCCGATCTGCTTGTTGGCGCGCGCGCTGGCCTGCTTCACCATCGCGAGCCCACGGATCAGATCCGGGTAGACCGAGATCGGGCGCTTCGTGATCGGGAAGTTCTCCTCCGCCCGTGCGGTATGCACCCCCCAGTAGGCGTCGGCGGGAATCTCGAGGCTTCCCAGTGAATCGGTCTCGGTCCGGGTCGGGGCAGGCGCAACGGCAGCCATGTCACATCCTTGTGGGTAGTGGCGGAAAGGGATTTCGGGGGATGCGTCCAGTCTACGCGTTGCCGCGGGCGGGCTTGCGGGAGAAAACCTCGAGACGTTCTTCAGGCGTCAGCCGCGCCATCCGGTCCGCCCAGTCGCGCGAGAAGAAGTCGCCGGTCGGCGCATCGACGACGGGCACGACCGTGTGCGTGATGGTGTCGGGATGCACGTGCACGAGCTGGAAGGCCTGTGCCGCATCCATGCCGTTGACCTCGGTGGCGGGGCGGGCGACGTTCATCGTGTAGCAGGTCGCCGAGGCCACGCTCACCGGGACGCCGGCGAACGTGCCGTGCGAGGAGTAGTGCAGATGACCAGCGAGGATGCCCCGCACGTCGGTGCCGCGCACGATGTCGGCCAGTTCATCCTGGTGACGCAGTTCGAGGATGTCGAAAAGCGGCAGGTGGCTGGGCAGGGGCGGGTGGTGCATGGCCAGCAGGGTGCCGTGCGGGGCGGGCGCCTGCAGCATCTCGCGCAGCCAGTCGAGCTGTGCGGCGTCGATGTCTCCGTGATGCCAGCCGGGCACGCTGGTGTCCAGGGCGATCAGGCGCAGCCCGTTCAGGTCCCACACGCCCGTCACCGGCTCCTCGGTCGCTGTCAGGTCGAGCAGATGCTCGCGCAGCGCCGGACGCTCGTCGTGGTTGCCAGCGACCCAGACGACGGGACAGCCGAGATCGGATGCCACCGGTTCGACTGCGGCGCGCAGGCGCCGGTACGCGTCGGGTTCACCGAGGTCGGCGAGGTCCCCCGTGACGACGATCGCGGCCGGCGCGACATGCACGGCGCGGATCGCCTCAAGCGTGTGCGCGAGCGTGTTCTCCACGTCGTACTGCCCGCCCAGTCGTCCGCCGCCGTCGAGCAGATGCGGGTCGCTGACGTGCACGATGACATGCGATGCCGGTTCGTGTCGGCCGAAGACATAGGGCGCGGACATGCGACCAGCCTAGGACCGATGGCGCTCAGCGCGGGAGAGCGATTCTCAGCATCCGATCACGCGCTCTGAGAACCACTGAAGCGTCTCAGTGACCGACCACGATCAGGATGACCCCGCCGAGCACGGCTGCTCCGCAGAGCACGAAGCACGCATACGCACCGACCAGGGCGAGCTTGCGCTGCGCCGCCGTCAGCTCACTGCGCTTCGCGGCCTTGGCCGCGGCCTTCTCGGCGCGACGGATCTCCTTGTCGGTGACGATCGTGATCGCATCTGTGAACTCGGCTGGGCTCACCACGGGGGCGCGCCCTCCGCGAACGAGCAGTCGCAGCCCGAGGGCGTAGAACAGCACGACGAGCATCGCACCGATCAGCGCGGCGATGAAGACACTGACGAACGCCAGCCAATCGATGATCACCGCTGTGCCTCCTCATCCGAGAGTTCCCATTCGGCGAGCTCTGCTCGCGCGCGACGGCTGGCGCTGAGCACTTCCCACTCCTGAGCGGCCTGCTGAGCCTCTGCCAGCTTCTGCGCTGCCCGGTCGGCGGCCTTGCGTGCCGCCTTGACCTCGGCGGGCGAGCCGCCGGCCTTCTTGAGCTTCTTGGCCTTGCGAGCGGCCTTCTCGGCGTCATCCGCCTTGCGCTCGGCGCGATCCAGTGCGCGCACCAGCTCCATGCGGCTCGTCCGGCGGGTAGGGCCCGGCACGTCCGGCACGCCGACGGCATGACCGGACTCGGCCACATCGCTCATGGCGTTCGAGGCGTTCACCGCGTCGCGTCGCGAGTACATGAACAGTCCGACGATGATCACGACGGCTGCGATCGCGTCGATCAGCACGCCGATGTTGCCGAACTTCACGACCAGCAGTGCGGCCAGACCGCCGACTGCGCCGGCAGCAGGCAGAGTGAGCAGCCAGCCGATTCCGATGCGTCCGACGGTCTTCCAGCGCACGCTGGCACCGCGGCGGCCGAGGCCGGAGCCGATCACCGAGCCGGACGCCACCTGCGTGGTCGACAGGGCGAAACCGAGGGCGCTGGAGGCGAGGATCGTCGCCGCGGTCGAGCTCTCAGCGGCGAAGCCCTGCGCGGGCTTGACCTCGGTGAGCCCCTTGCCGAGGGTGCGGATGATGCGCCAGCCACCGAGGTAGGTGCCGAGAGCGATCGTGAACGCACAGGCCACGATGACCCAGAACTCGGGGTTGTGGTAGTCGTCGCTGGTCGGGTCGCCGGTCTGCCAGCCGACCGTGATCAGCGCGAGCGTGATGACACCCATCGTCTTCTGCGCATCGTTCGTGCCGTGTGCCAGCGCGACCATCGACGAGGTGAAGATCTGCCCCCAGCGGAATCCGTCGCGGCCGTCGGGTTTGCCGTCGTAGCGGCGGGTGATCGAGTAGGCGAGCTTGGTGGCGAGGAAGGCGATGACTCCGGCGGTGAGCGGGGCGATCAGCGCAGGCAGGATCACCTTCGACATGACGACACCGAAGTTGATGCCGCTCATTCCGACACCGACCAGGGTCGCGCCGATCAGTCCGCCGAACAGCGCGTGCGACGAGCTGGAGGGAAGGCCGAGCAGCCAGGTGAGCATGTTCCAGGTGATCGCGCCGATCAGGCCGGCGAAGATCAGCTGCGGCATGATCGCGCTGCTGATGTCCTCCTCGTGGATGATGCCACCCGAGACGGTCTTCGCGACCTCCGTGGAGAGGAATGCGCCGACGAGGTTCAGGACGGCCGCGAGCAGCACTGCTGTCTTCGGCTTGAGCGCTCCGGTGGCGATCGGAGTCGCCATCGCGTTCGCGGTGTCGTGGAATCCGTTGGTGAAGTCGAAGAACAATGCCAGTGCGATGACCAGCACGACGATGAGGGCTGCGGTTTCCACCGGTCTCTTTCGTTGGGACTGTCAAGAAGGGGCCGAGGTGTTCGGCGTGACGAACGAAGAGTTCACCGTGGGTTCAGCATCCGTTTCCGGACCCGTGAGAATCCTCCCATTCTGACAGGCGTCGGTCAACTCGCCTCGGATGCTGCTCCGGTACCGTTGGACGGTGAGCGAATCCAGCATCCGACCGCCTGTCGCGGACAAGCGCCCCATCATCCGCACCCACCACGGCGACTCGTTCGAAGACGACTACGAATGGCTCCGGGCGAAGGAGGATGCCGAGGTCATCGCGCACCTCGAGGCCGAGAACGCGTACACGGATGCCAGGACCGCCCAGCTCGAGCCGCTGCGCGAGCGGCTGTTCGGCGAGGTCAAGGCCCGTGTGCAGGAGACCGACCTGTCGGTGCCGACCCGACGCGGCGACTGGTGGTTCTACGGTCGCACCGAGGAGGGGGCGCAGTACGGCATCCAGTGCCGCACGGCGGCGCACGGCGACGACTGGACTCCCCCGGTGCTCGAACCTGGCGTGCCGGTGCCTGGTGAAGAGATCCTGCTCGACGGCAACGTTGAGGCCGAGGGGCACGAGTTCTTCTCTCTTGGTGCGTTCGACGTGTCCGATGACGGCACGCGACTGCTGTGGTCGGTCGACGTCGAGGGTTCCGAGCTCTATACGGTCCACGTGCGTGACCTGGCCACCGGCGAGGCTTTCGATGACGTGATCGAGAACACCGGTCAGGCGTTCTTCACGCCGGACGGCGCGAGCATCCTCTACACGACGCGGGACGAGGCCTGGCGGCCGGACACCCTGTGGCTGCACCGCATCGGCGACGGGATCGACGCCGATGTGAAGCTGTTCCACGAGCCGGACGAGCGATTCTGGCTCGGCGCCGGCATCACCCGCAGCAAGAAGTACCTGCTGATCGGGCTCGGTTCGAAGATCACCAGCGAAGAGCTGCTGATCGACCTCGCCGACCTCAGCGCCGAACCGCGCGTCATCTGGCCTCGTCACGACGGCGTCGAGTACTCCGCCGATCATGCGGTGGTCGACGGCGAGGACCGCCTGCTGATCCTGCACAACGCCGACGCGCTCGATTTTGAGCTCGTGTCAGTGTCAGTATCCGACCCGCAGGGCGCGCGCGATGTGCTGCTGCCGCACACGCCGGGGCGCCGGATCCTCGACGTGGACTGCTTCCGCGACTTCGCGACTGTCGAGTACCGCAGCGAGGGCCTCGCCCGAACGGCGCTGATGGACCTGCAGACCGGCGCGCTGGATGAGATCACCTTCGACGAGCCGCTGTACGAGGCGTACTTCGGCGGCAACCCCGAGTGGTACGCACCCTTCCTGCGGATGGCGTACACCTCGTTCGTAACGCCGTCCATGGTGCTCGAACTCGACGTCGCCACCGGAGAGCGGCACGTTCGCAAGCAGCAGCCGGTGCTGGGCGGCTACGACCCCGCGGAGTACGGGCAGCAGCGAGCCTGGGCTAGCGCGCCCGACGGTGTGCAGGTGCCGATCTCGCTGGTCTGGAAGCGGTCGTTCGGCGACCCGGGTGCTGAGGTGCGGCCAGTGCACCTCTACGGCTACGGCTCGTACGAGCACTCCATCGACCCAGGATTCTCGATGATGCGC from Microbacterium sp. H1-D42 carries:
- a CDS encoding S9 family peptidase — encoded protein: MSESSIRPPVADKRPIIRTHHGDSFEDDYEWLRAKEDAEVIAHLEAENAYTDARTAQLEPLRERLFGEVKARVQETDLSVPTRRGDWWFYGRTEEGAQYGIQCRTAAHGDDWTPPVLEPGVPVPGEEILLDGNVEAEGHEFFSLGAFDVSDDGTRLLWSVDVEGSELYTVHVRDLATGEAFDDVIENTGQAFFTPDGASILYTTRDEAWRPDTLWLHRIGDGIDADVKLFHEPDERFWLGAGITRSKKYLLIGLGSKITSEELLIDLADLSAEPRVIWPRHDGVEYSADHAVVDGEDRLLILHNADALDFELVSVSVSDPQGARDVLLPHTPGRRILDVDCFRDFATVEYRSEGLARTALMDLQTGALDEITFDEPLYEAYFGGNPEWYAPFLRMAYTSFVTPSMVLELDVATGERHVRKQQPVLGGYDPAEYGQQRAWASAPDGVQVPISLVWKRSFGDPGAEVRPVHLYGYGSYEHSIDPGFSMMRLSMLDRGVVFAVAHVRGGGEMGRHWYEDGKELHKRNTFTDFIACGRHLVETGVTEPSKMVAEGGSAGGLLMGAVANMAPELFAGILAGVPFVDALTSILDPSLPLTVVEWDEWGDPLHNAAVYEYMKSYTPYENVRDGVAYPRILAMTSLNDTRVLYVEPAKWVARLREAGADDVIMKCEMSAGHGGVSGRYNAWKERAFEIAWMLDVLGLAD
- a CDS encoding peptidase, whose product is MLVVLFYALGLRLLVRGGRAPVVSPAEFTDAITIVTDKEIRRAEKAAAKAAKRSELTAAQRKLALVGAYACFVLCGAAVLGGVILIVVGH
- a CDS encoding aspartate ammonia-lyase, translated to MAAVAPAPTRTETDSLGSLEIPADAYWGVHTARAEENFPITKRPISVYPDLIRGLAMVKQASARANKQIGALDAERADLIDAAAQRVIDGEFHDQFIVGVIQGGAGTSTNMNANEVITNIALEMAGRGKGDYAFLSPIDHTNRSQSTNDVYPTAIKIGLSLNLQSLLDELDLLRQSFLGKAAEFHDVLKVGRTQLQDAVPMTLGQEFHGFASTLGYDHKRLTENASLLFEINMGATAIGTGITTHPAYAAAVLHHLRAISGLELQTASDLVEATSDTGSFMSFSSSLKRNAIKLSKICNDLRLLSSGPQAGLGEINLPAVQAGSSIMPGKVNPVIPEVVNQVAFAVAGADMTVTMAVEGGQLQLNAFEPVIAHSIFQSITWMRQSMWTLRVNCVDGITANRDRLGAMVGASVGVVTALTPFIGYAASAALAKTALLTNRNVADLVVEAGLMTREEVTKQISPARLSGLETVTAAIPIIAAEDLPEN
- a CDS encoding metallophosphoesterase, translated to MSAPYVFGRHEPASHVIVHVSDPHLLDGGGRLGGQYDVENTLAHTLEAIRAVHVAPAAIVVTGDLADLGEPDAYRRLRAAVEPVASDLGCPVVWVAGNHDERPALREHLLDLTATEEPVTGVWDLNGLRLIALDTSVPGWHHGDIDAAQLDWLREMLQAPAPHGTLLAMHHPPLPSHLPLFDILELRHQDELADIVRGTDVRGILAGHLHYSSHGTFAGVPVSVASATCYTMNVARPATEVNGMDAAQAFQLVHVHPDTITHTVVPVVDAPTGDFFSRDWADRMARLTPEERLEVFSRKPARGNA
- a CDS encoding inorganic phosphate transporter; translated protein: METAALIVVLVIALALFFDFTNGFHDTANAMATPIATGALKPKTAVLLAAVLNLVGAFLSTEVAKTVSGGIIHEEDISSAIMPQLIFAGLIGAITWNMLTWLLGLPSSSSHALFGGLIGATLVGVGMSGINFGVVMSKVILPALIAPLTAGVIAFLATKLAYSITRRYDGKPDGRDGFRWGQIFTSSMVALAHGTNDAQKTMGVITLALITVGWQTGDPTSDDYHNPEFWVIVACAFTIALGTYLGGWRIIRTLGKGLTEVKPAQGFAAESSTAATILASSALGFALSTTQVASGSVIGSGLGRRGASVRWKTVGRIGIGWLLTLPAAGAVGGLAALLVVKFGNIGVLIDAIAAVVIIVGLFMYSRRDAVNASNAMSDVAESGHAVGVPDVPGPTRRTSRMELVRALDRAERKADDAEKAARKAKKLKKAGGSPAEVKAARKAADRAAQKLAEAQQAAQEWEVLSASRRARAELAEWELSDEEAQR